In one window of Natrinema halophilum DNA:
- a CDS encoding ABC transporter substrate-binding protein — protein MDYVDRRSFVKAGATAGTIGLAGCLGGGGSNSEDFKIGLCTPLSGPFASLGKREVRAIEMAVEEINSDDDSLNIDFKASDDEGTPDTSVKRAREFVEQDNVDLLLQGASSSVLLALSEFAATVDTPLIGVSATMRPIRDQCRKQVFRPSLNIQDEAHACAKAVIERYGDDIDTIAGVNPDYTFGHEVWEMSKQYYQDEIGAEVVSETFPQFGKGNYQNEIQSTMNADPDLVVSGLWAGDLITFMRQGKEVGFFESLEVEGDDPLFTAPTGANMDVAQALGDGLPKYIGVEYYYQEYPQTDLNKEFARNYYEKYDNIPVGGAALVYGWIYAAKKAVEQAGGKSTDDIISGLEGLSYEWPGGEMNIRPEDHEGVEDEILVGRFGDVGEPWPEGTPELDHYGYKDIWTVPGEEVAPEITCDLTSE, from the coding sequence ATGGATTATGTTGACAGGCGTTCATTCGTCAAAGCAGGCGCAACCGCTGGGACTATCGGCCTTGCTGGCTGCTTGGGTGGAGGCGGCAGTAATAGTGAGGACTTCAAAATAGGGCTTTGTACGCCACTTTCGGGCCCCTTTGCCTCTCTCGGGAAACGGGAAGTGCGGGCAATCGAAATGGCAGTCGAAGAGATAAATTCAGACGACGACAGTCTGAATATCGACTTCAAAGCCAGTGACGACGAGGGTACCCCCGACACGTCCGTTAAGCGCGCACGCGAATTCGTCGAGCAGGATAACGTGGATCTCCTGCTCCAGGGCGCGAGCAGTTCCGTCTTGCTGGCCCTCTCCGAATTCGCCGCAACGGTCGATACACCGCTGATTGGAGTCTCGGCGACGATGCGTCCGATCCGCGATCAGTGTCGCAAGCAAGTGTTCCGGCCGAGTTTAAACATTCAGGACGAAGCACACGCCTGTGCCAAGGCCGTCATCGAACGGTACGGCGACGACATCGACACCATCGCCGGCGTGAACCCGGATTATACGTTCGGCCACGAAGTGTGGGAGATGTCGAAACAGTACTACCAAGACGAAATCGGTGCCGAGGTCGTCTCCGAAACATTCCCGCAGTTCGGCAAGGGGAACTACCAAAACGAGATTCAATCGACGATGAACGCTGATCCCGATCTCGTCGTGAGCGGACTGTGGGCAGGTGACCTGATTACGTTCATGAGGCAGGGGAAGGAAGTGGGCTTTTTCGAGTCGCTCGAAGTCGAAGGGGATGATCCGCTGTTTACCGCTCCTACCGGTGCGAACATGGACGTCGCACAGGCGCTCGGAGACGGTCTCCCCAAGTACATCGGCGTGGAATACTACTACCAGGAATATCCGCAAACCGACCTGAACAAGGAGTTCGCCAGGAACTACTACGAGAAGTACGATAATATCCCCGTCGGTGGTGCTGCACTCGTATACGGCTGGATATACGCAGCGAAGAAGGCGGTGGAGCAAGCAGGCGGCAAGAGCACGGACGACATCATCAGCGGTCTCGAAGGGCTCTCCTACGAGTGGCCAGGCGGTGAGATGAACATCCGGCCCGAAGATCACGAAGGGGTCGAGGACGAGATACTCGTCGGCCGGTTCGGAGACGTGGGCGAACCCTGGCCCGAGGGCACTCCTGAACTCGATCATTACGGATACAAGGACATCTGGACGGTTCCCGGCGAGGAGGTCGCACCCGAGATCACGTGTGACCTGACGTCCGAGTAA
- a CDS encoding flavin reductase family protein: MSVNGDRLRRVVGNFSTGVNVVTLARDPPHGLTANAFTSVSLDPPLVLVSVDHETKTYELLESGEVDGFCVNILSADQQFLGEYFAGMADDEESPFESEATTTGPTGAVIFEESLAYIDCEVYDAVEQGDHTLYIGEVQGADVLSEDAEALTFFRGEWGSLA; this comes from the coding sequence ATGTCAGTAAATGGCGATCGACTCAGACGAGTTGTCGGGAATTTTTCAACAGGCGTTAACGTGGTCACACTTGCACGTGATCCACCACACGGTTTGACTGCGAACGCCTTCACCAGTGTCTCGCTCGATCCACCGCTCGTTCTCGTCAGCGTCGATCACGAGACGAAAACGTACGAACTCCTCGAAAGCGGCGAAGTCGATGGGTTCTGCGTCAATATACTCAGTGCCGATCAGCAGTTCCTCGGCGAGTACTTCGCCGGGATGGCCGATGACGAAGAATCACCATTCGAATCGGAGGCGACGACGACAGGCCCGACCGGTGCAGTCATATTCGAGGAAAGTCTCGCCTATATCGACTGCGAGGTGTACGACGCAGTCGAGCAAGGTGATCACACACTCTACATCGGCGAAGTTCAGGGTGCGGACGTGTTGTCGGAGGATGCAGAGGCGCTGACGTTTTTCCGGGGCGAGTGGGGATCGCTGGCGTAG
- a CDS encoding DUF120 domain-containing protein, whose amino-acid sequence MTHEIQNDSGKQTMPYAELAQQDLAMLKQLALDGALDDEILLQTAQVSDELDVSTQTVSRRLQNLEREGLITRQMDNDGQRVSLEPEGEHVLKLNYNAYRRIFNPSDSIQLKGHVTTGMQEGHHYISLPGYVEQFQNRLGYTPFPGTLNIELDSESILIKPGLNYLRSIRIDCWEDEDRTYGAVECYEAELESAGGRTYDSAHVIVPERTLHDEQQLEVIAPIKLRDEMDLENGDELTVSVQE is encoded by the coding sequence ATGACTCACGAGATTCAAAACGATTCCGGCAAACAGACGATGCCGTACGCAGAGTTAGCCCAGCAGGACCTGGCGATGCTCAAACAATTAGCACTTGATGGGGCACTGGACGACGAAATTTTGCTTCAGACCGCTCAGGTGTCCGACGAACTCGACGTATCCACTCAGACTGTCTCGCGTCGGTTACAGAATTTGGAACGAGAGGGACTGATAACCCGCCAGATGGATAACGACGGCCAGCGGGTCTCCCTCGAACCGGAGGGAGAGCACGTCCTGAAACTCAATTACAATGCGTACCGCCGCATTTTCAATCCTTCCGATAGCATCCAGCTGAAGGGGCACGTCACTACCGGAATGCAGGAAGGGCACCACTACATTTCCCTTCCCGGGTACGTTGAGCAGTTCCAAAACCGTCTCGGCTACACACCGTTTCCTGGCACCCTCAACATCGAACTCGACTCCGAAAGCATTTTGATTAAACCAGGGCTGAATTACCTCCGTTCAATCCGGATCGATTGCTGGGAAGACGAAGACCGTACGTACGGGGCGGTAGAATGTTACGAGGCCGAGTTGGAATCAGCCGGTGGAAGAACGTACGATTCGGCTCACGTCATCGTCCCCGAACGGACGCTCCACGACGAGCAGCAACTGGAAGTTATCGCACCCATCAAACTCAGAGACGAGATGGATCTGGAAAACGGCGACGAACTCACGGTCTCCGTACAGGAATGA
- a CDS encoding acyl-CoA dehydrogenase family protein: MLDLSDEQQMLLTSVEQLAEDKFEKDAFNWEGETPWKNVKLLADRGYFGINYDEELGGGGLTEFEAILVVEAIGRVCPDTANFFHSQHLVGPRGIEMFGTQEAKEKYLPPVINGEDSIAVAISEPEAGSDVKSMKTTVEEKDGELILNGEKTWVSNVYNSSAAVVWVKFPEGLGSVVIELDQPGVEIGEHFTNMAGATQTQFFMNDVVVPEENVLTRERDAFKRQLQALNWERLGATAKANAWAVNAFEKALEYSKNREQFDKPIADFQGNEWKLADMAKNIEASRMLTYSAAQNAVEEGRIPDRLETSIAKLFSTEMIMHVTDEALQLHGANGYMQDHPLEYLYRLARGRRLGAGSDEIQRNTIASVIKSNGLPSHW, translated from the coding sequence ATGCTCGATCTATCAGATGAGCAACAAATGCTCCTCACATCCGTTGAACAGCTCGCTGAAGACAAATTCGAGAAGGACGCTTTCAATTGGGAAGGAGAAACGCCGTGGAAAAACGTCAAACTACTCGCCGATCGAGGCTACTTCGGGATCAATTACGACGAGGAACTCGGCGGCGGTGGGCTAACGGAGTTCGAGGCAATTCTCGTCGTGGAGGCGATCGGTCGCGTCTGTCCAGACACGGCGAATTTCTTTCACAGCCAGCATCTCGTCGGGCCCCGGGGCATCGAAATGTTCGGGACGCAGGAAGCGAAAGAAAAGTATCTCCCGCCGGTTATCAACGGCGAAGACTCCATTGCTGTGGCCATCTCCGAACCAGAAGCCGGCTCTGACGTAAAATCAATGAAGACCACCGTTGAAGAGAAAGACGGCGAATTAATTCTTAACGGTGAGAAGACCTGGGTAAGTAACGTGTACAACTCCAGCGCCGCCGTCGTCTGGGTAAAATTCCCTGAAGGGCTTGGCTCCGTTGTCATCGAACTTGACCAGCCAGGTGTTGAGATCGGTGAGCACTTCACCAACATGGCAGGTGCCACCCAGACGCAGTTCTTCATGAACGACGTCGTCGTTCCTGAGGAAAACGTGCTCACCCGGGAACGCGACGCGTTCAAACGCCAACTACAGGCGCTGAATTGGGAACGACTGGGTGCCACCGCAAAGGCGAACGCCTGGGCAGTCAACGCGTTCGAGAAAGCGCTTGAATACTCGAAAAATCGCGAACAGTTCGACAAACCGATCGCGGACTTCCAGGGGAACGAATGGAAGCTTGCTGACATGGCGAAAAATATCGAAGCATCTCGAATGCTCACGTACTCTGCAGCACAAAACGCCGTGGAAGAGGGACGGATTCCCGACAGACTGGAGACGTCCATTGCCAAACTGTTCTCCACGGAAATGATCATGCATGTTACCGACGAAGCGCTCCAGCTCCACGGGGCGAACGGATACATGCAAGATCACCCGCTGGAATACCTCTATCGCCTCGCCCGCGGCCGCCGGTTGGGCGCCGGCAGTGACGAGATCCAGCGCAACACCATCGCCTCGGTCATCAAGAGTAACGGCCTGCCGTCTCACTGGTGA